TGCCCGGCGAGATCGCGCTGTCGCACCTCAACGCCTCCAAGCTGGGACTGGCGACCGGCGACACCCTCACGCTGCGGCGCGGCGACGCCGAGACGAGCGTGCGCATCAGCGGGACCTACTCCGACGTCACCAGCGGCGGCTACACCGCCAAACTGCCCGGCGAGGTGACGCACGACGCCTCCGCCTACGTGGTGTACGCCGACGCCGCCGGCGGAGCCGACGCGGAGGCCCTCGCCGCGGACCTGGCCGCGGCCTCGCCGGCGGCGTCCGTCATCGGGATGCGGGAGTACACCCGGCAGACGCTGGCGCACATCACCGACGCCTTCGCCCGGGCCGCCGCCGTGGCGGTGGGGTTCGGGCTGGGCGTGGCCACCCTCATCACCGTGCTGTTCCTCAAGCTGCGGCTCGCCCGGGAACGGCGCTCGCTCGGCGTGCTGTCCGCGCTGGGCTTCTCCGGGCGCGAACTCGCGGCCCAACTCCGGCTCAAGACGCTGCTCACGGCCGGCGCCGGCACCGCGCTGGGCGTCGTGCTCGCCGCGACGGCGGGCGACGCCCTGGTCGGGACGCTGGTCTCGGCCGCGGGGCTCGGGGTCGCGCGCTTCACGCTCCTGCCGGACGTCCCCCTCACCTACCTCGCCTACCCCCTCGGGCTGCTGGCGGCGGCGCTGATCGGCGCCCAACTGCTCGGCCGCGGCCTGCGGCGGGCCGACAAGAGCCGCTGGCTGGCCTGACCGGCGACCAGGGCGCCCGCCCGACGACCGACCCACGAACGGAGTCCCCCATGACGGCCCCAGCCATCCTGAGCGCACGCGGCCTCGGCCGGACGTTCCCCACCACCGAGCCGCCCACCACCGTCCTGACGGGCGTCGACCTGGCGGTCGCGCCCGGCGAGTTCGTCGTCGTCATGGGCGCCTCGGGGTCGGGCAAGTCGACGCTGCTCTACTGCATCAGCGGGATGGACCGCCCCACGTCGGGGACGGTCGAACTCGAGGGCCGCGACCTCACCGGCCTGGACGACGACGAGATGAGCCGCGTCCGGTTGACCCGGATGGGTTTCGTGTTCCAGCAGCCCTACTTCCTGCCGAACCTCACGGTGCGCGACAACATCCTGCTGCCGGCGCTCAAGGCCGCGCCCGGGGACGCCGCGGCGGCTGCGGCGCGGGTGGACGCGCTCATGGAACGCTTCGAGATCGGACACGTGGGCGACCACGGGGTCACCGAGGTGTCCGGGGGCCAACTGCAGCGCGCCTCGATCTGCCGCGCGCTGGCGACCCAGCCGGCGATCACCGTCGCCGACGAGCCGACCGGCGCCCTCAACAGCGCCATGACCGCCGAGGTGATGGACGCCCTGGTCGCGGTCCGCCGCGACGGCGCGACGCTGGTGATGGTGACGCACGATCCCTCCTGCGCCGCGCGCGCCGACCGCGTGGTCTACCTCCGCGACGGCCGCGTCCAGGCCGAGCGCCATCTCGGTCCGTGGACGGCGCAGGCGGCCCAGGACCGCGAGGACGACGTGCTGGGATGGCTGCGAACGCTGGGCTTCTAGGGGTTCCGCGTGCGTCCCGAACCGTCAATACTACAACACGTAGGACGGCGTTGTGGAACCTCCCCGAACGGGACCCCCCGCGGCCCGGATCGCACTAATGTGGACCTGTGTCCGGCCTCGACCGGGGTCGGCGGACAGCGACGCAGAGGATAGGTTCGCATGTCGGTTGATCCCGAACAGCTCACCTTGGCGGGCGGGTTCCCCGCGGCCAACGACGAACAGTGGGAGGCGGAGGTCCTCAAGGTCCTCAACCGCGGCCGCCCCGAAGACAAGCAGCTCACCGCCGCCCAGGGCCTCAAGCGCCTGACCACCACCACGCTGGACGGGCTCGACATCGCCCCGCTGTACACCTCTTCGCCCGAGGACGGCGCGCTGGGCTACCCCGGCTCGATGCCGTTCACCCGCGGCGCGAGCGTGCGCGACGGCTCGGCCGTCGCCTGGGGCGTCCGGCAGCTGCACGAGGACCCCGACGCGGCCGTCACCAAGCAGGCGATCCTGGACGACCTCGAGCGGGGCGCCACGTCGGTGTGGCTCCGCGTCGACCCCGACGCCATCGCCGCCGAGGACCTCGCGACGGTGCTCGCCGACGTCCAGCTCGACCTGGCCGCGGTCCGGGTCGTCAGCAACACCGACCCCGTGGGCGCCGCCCGCGCCCTGATCGAGGTCTTCCGGACCTCCGGCGACGACCCCGCCAACCTCAAGGGCAACCTGGGCGTCGACGCCCTGCGGCACGCGGCCCTCACCGGGACCGCGCCCGACCTGTCGGCGCACCGCGAGATCGTCGCCGAGGCCACCGAGTCGCTGCCCGGCGTCGTCGCGCTGACCGTCGACGCGCTCCCCTACTCCGGCGCCGGCGCCGACGACGTGCAGGAGCTCGCCTTCGGGATCGCGACCGGCATCGAGTACCTCCGCGACCTGGAGTCCGCGGGCATCGACCCCGACCTGGCCGTGACGCAGATCGAGTTCCGGGTCTCGGCGAACGCCGACCAGTTCATGACGATCGCCCGGCTGCGCGCGCTGCGCCGCCTGTGGGCGCGCGTCACCGAGGTCGCGGGCGTCCCCGAGCCGCTGCGCGGCGCGCACACGCACGCCGTCACCAGCCCCCGGATGTACTCCACCGTCGACCCGTACGTGAACATGCTGCGCGCCACCATCGCCACCTTCGGCGCGGCGGCCGGCGGCGCGGACGCGATCACGGTGCTGCCCTTCGACCACGCGGCCGGGCTCCCGACGCCGTTCTCGCGGCGCATCGCCCGCAACACGCAGGTGATCGCCGCCGAGGAGTCGCACCTGGGCCGGGTCATGGATCCGGCGGGCGGCTCCTGGTACGTCGAGAGCCTCACCGACGAGCTCGCCCAGGCCGCCTGGAAGCTCGTGGGCGAGATCGAGGCGGCGGGCGGCATGGCCGCGGCGCTGGCCTCCGGCGACGTCGCGGCGCGGATCGCCGCCACGAACGAGGCCCGGGCGGCGGCGCTGGCCACCCGCGGCGTCGAGCTCACCGGCGTGAGCATGTTCCCCCTGGCGAACGAGAAGAAGTTCGCCGCCAAGCCGCGCCCCGAGGCCCCCGCGCTGGGCGGCCTGAAGCAGATCCGGGACGCGGAGGTCTTCGAGGCCCTGCGCGAGCGCGCCTGGGCCCACGAGGCCGCCACGGGGACGCCCCCGCAGGTCCTGCTGGCGTGCCTCGGCGCGCAGCGCGACTTCGGCGCCCGCCAGGGCTTCGCGTCCAACGTCCTGCTCGTCGGCGGCATCGCCCCCGCCGAGAGCCACGGCGGCACCCCCGACGAGATCGCCGCGCGGGCCGCCGAGGCCGGCGCCAAGGTCGCCGTGCTGGCCAGCTCCGCCAAGGTCTACGCCGACCAGGCCGTTCCCGTCGCCGAGGCCCTGCGGGCCGCCGGCGTCGAGAAGGTCTACCTGGCCGGCCGGCTCGCCGAGGCGGGCGACGTCCCCGAGGGGCTCTTCGACGGCACCATCGCCCTGGGCATGGACGTCGTGGCCTTCCTCGACACCACCTTCGACACGCTGGGAGTGACCCGATGATCCCCCGTTACGACTCCGTCCCGCTCGGCGACGCCACGCCGAGCCCCGACGCCGACCAGGCCTACGCGGCCGCGCTCGCCGAGGCGGGCGGTGACGGCACCGGCTGGGAGACCCCCGAGCAGATCGCCGTCGCGCCGCTGTACACCGAGGCGGACACCGCCGGGCTGGACTTCCTGGACACGCGTCCGGGGATCCCGCCCTTCCTGCGCGGGCCCTACTCCACGATGTACGTGAACCGGCCGTGGACCATCCGGCAGTACGCCGGCTTCTCCACCGCCGCCGAGTCCAACGCGTTCTACCGCCGCAACCTGGCCGCCGGCCAGAAGGGCCTCTCGATCGCGTTCGACCTGGCCACCCACCGCGGCTACGACTCCGACCACCCGCGCGTCGCGGGCGACGTCGGCATGGCGGGCGTGGCGGTGGACTCGATCCTGGACATGCGCCAGCTCTTCGAGGGCATCCCGCTGGACCAGATGTCGGTCTCGATGACCATGAACGGCGCCGTCCTGCCGGTGCTGGCGTTCTACGTCGTCGCCGCCGAGGAGCAGGGCGTCAAGCCCGAGCAGTTGGCCGGAACCATTCAGAACGACATTCTGAAGGAGTTCATGGTCCGCAACACCTACATCTACCCGCCTGCGCCCTCGATGCGGATCATCTCCGACATCTTCGCGTTCACCAGCGCGAACATGCCGAAGTTCAACTCGATCTCCATCTCCGGCTACCACATGCAGGAGGCCGGGGCGACCGCCGACATCGAGATGGCCTACACGCTGGCCGACGGCGTGGAGTACATCCGCGCCGGCCAGGCCGTCGGGCTGGACGTCGACAAGTTCGCGCCGCGCCTGAGCTTCTTCTGGGCGATCGGCATGAACTTCTTCACCGAGGTCGCCAAGATGCGCGCCGCGCGCATGCTGTGGGCCCGCCTGGTGAAGGACGCGGGGGCGAAGAACCCCAAGTCGATGTCGCTGCGCACGCACAGCCAGACCTCCGGCTGGTCGCTCACCGCCCAGGACGTCTTCAACAACGTCACCCGGACCTGCCTGGAGGCGATGGCCGCGACGCAGGGCCACACCCAGTCGCTGCACACCAACGCGCTGGACGAGGCGATCGCGCTGCCGACCGACTTCTCGGCCCGCATCGCCCGCAACACCCAGCTGTTCATCCAGCAGGAGTCCGGCACGACGCGTCCGATCGACCCGTGGGGCGGCTCGGCGTACGTCGAGCGCCTGACGGCCGAGCTCGCCGCCAAGGCGTGGGCGCTGATCGAGGAGGTCGAGGAGGCCGGCGGCATGGCCAAGGCCATCGAGGCCGGCATCCCGAAGATGCGCATCGAGGAGGCGGCCGCCCGCACCCAGGCCCGCATCGACTCGGGCCGCCAGCCCGTGGTGGGCGTCAACAAGTACACCCTGGAGGACGACGAGGAGTTCGAGGTCCTCAAGGTCGACAACGCCTCGGTGCGCGCCGAGCAGATCGCCAAGCTGGCCGCGCTGCGCGAGCAGCGCGACGAGGCCACCACGCAGGCCGCGCTCGACAAGCTCACCTGGGCGGCCGCCAACCCGGATCCGACCGACCCGGAGCGCAACCTGCTCAAGCTGGCGATCGACGCGGCCCGCGCCATGGCGTCGCTGGGCGAGATCTCCAGCGCGCTGGAGAAGGAGTTCGGGCGCTACACCGCGCAGATCCGTACCATCAGTGGTGTGTACAGCAAGGAATCCGGAGACACGGCGTCCACCGCGGCCACGACCGAACTGGTCGAGCGCTTCGAGGAGCTCGAGGGTCGCCGCCCGCGCATCCTGGTCGCCAAGATGGGCCAGGACGGCCACGACCGCGGCCAGAAGGTGATCGCCACGGCCTTCGCCGACCTCGGCTTCGACGTCGACGTCGGCCCGCTGTTCCAGACGCCGGAGGAGGTCGCCCGGCAGGCGATCGAGGCGGACGTGCACGTGGTGGGCGTCAGCTCGCTGGCGGCCGGCCACCTGACCCTGGTGCCGGCCCTGCGCGCCGAGCTGGACAAGCTCGGCCGCGAGGATCTGATGATCGTCGTGGGCGGCGTCATCCCGAGCCAGGACTTCGCCGAGTTGCGCGAGCACGGCGCCGACGCGATCTACCCGCCCGGCACCAAGATCCCCGAGTCCGCGCACGAGTTGCTCGGGATCCTGATCCAGCGTTTGGAGGATGCCGCGGCATGAGGCAGACACTGGACCCGGCGACCCTTGCAGAGCACGTGGTCGCCGGGTCTCGTGCACATATCGCGCGTGCGCTGACCCTCGTCGAGTCGTCGCGTCCCGACCACCGCGATCGGGCACGAGAACTGTTGACCCTGCTGCGTCCCCACACCGGGGGCGCGGTCCGCGTGGGCATCTCCGGCGTCCCCGGCGCCGGCAAGTCCACCTTCATCAACGCCATGGGCACCCGGCTGATCGAGCGGGGCCACCGGATCGCCGTCCTGGCGGTCGACCCCTCCTCCTCCCGCTCCGGCGGATCGGTGCTGGGCGACCGGACCCGCATGGCGGACCTGGCCGAGACCGACGCGGCCTTCATCCGCCCGTCCCCCTCGGGCAACCACCTGGGCGGCGTCGCGCGGGCGACCCGCGAGGGCATGCTCATCATGGAGGCGGCCGGCTTCGACACCATCTGGGTCGAGACCGTCGGCGTCGGGCAGTCCGAGGTCGCCGTCGCCGGCATGGTGGACACCTTCCTGCTGTTGATGATCGCCCGGACCGGCGACCAGTTGCAGGGCATCAAGCGCGGCATCCTGGAGATGGCCGACGTCATCAGCGTCAACAAGGCCGACGGCGACGGCGCGGGCGAGGCCCGGGTCGCCGCCCGCGAGCTGACCATCGCCATGAAGCTGATCAAGGGGGCCGGGGAGCGCCGCACGCCGGTGCTCACCTCCAGCTCCTACACCGGGGACGGCCTGGACGAGGTCTGGCAGGCGGTGCTGGACCACCGCGCGACGTTGGCGGCCGACGGCAGCCTGGACGCCCGCCGCGCCGCGCAGCAGCGTGACTGGATGTGGGCGCTGGTCCAAGCCGACCTGGCCACGGCGCTGCGCCGCAGCCCGGGCGTCCGGGCGATGACCAAGCACCTCGAGTCGGCGGTGTCCTCGGGCGAACTCAGCGCCGTGGAGGCGTCCGCCGAGATCCTGGACGCCTTCCGCCGCGACTTCTAGGCCGCCGCTCGCCACGACGAACGCCGGGGACCCTGCGGTCCCCGGCGTTCGCGCGTCGCCAGGCTCAGGCGTACACCGCCGAGAGCAGCTCGACGTGGAACACCGCGGCCGGCTTGGCGTCCTTGCCGCAGGACTCGGCGCGCGGCTCGGACTCCTGCCGGGTCACGGTGAGCTCCCAGATCTGCCCGTCCACGCGCGTCACCGTCACGGAGTCGCCGTCGGCGACCGCGGCGAGACCGATCGGGTCCGTGAACGCCTCCCGCGCCCGGACCCAGGAGACGGCGGCGCCCTCCCGGGGTGGCAGCCAGCTGACGCTGCGGTCGTGCTGCTCGTTGAGCGTGCCCACCGCGAGCTTGCCGGACGCCGCGGCCTCCAGCACCTCGACGCCCAGCGTGGGCGTCAGGCGGGCCAGCACCTGCCCGTACGGCAGGAGCACGCCGGTCGGCGCGAACCGGTGGCCGCTGGTGTGGGAGCACTCCCACACGCGCAGGTCGCGCTCGGCGAGCGCCTCGACGATCGGACGCCCCACCAGGGCGCAGCAGCGGTCGCGCTTGGCGTTGGTGCACACGAGCAGCACCGGATCGGCCGGGTGGAGCCAGGGCGCCTCGACCGGACGCGTCTGGGCCAGGTGCTCCCACGGCAACGTCAGCACCTCGGCGGGATCGTCGACCTCGCCGCTGAGCAGCCAGGCCGCGCCGGCCAGCCCGCCGGCCACGAACACGCGCCGCGGCCCGCCGTGGGAGTCCGCGTGCTGCCCCGGGCGCCGGATCAGGATGGCGCGCCCGCCGTGAGCGGCGGCGGCGGCCTCGATGCGGGCGCCGAGATCGGGGTCGAGGTGCGACTGGGTGAAGGCGTCGCGGCCCCACGGGCCGGGCTGCTCCAGGGCGACCCAGAAGGACGCCTGCGGGGCCGTGCCGAAGGCGGACAGGCCGCCCCAGCCCAGCGAGCAGGAGTCGGGCGGCAGAGGGGGATTCGCAGGATGGTTCATCGGGGCATCCTTCGCCAGAGGGGACGGGGGACGAACGGGGCGACGAAGAACATCGCCCGGAGCTGCCAGGGGATCCACAGGACGGGGGCTCCCCCGTCCGCGAGCCGGCGCGTGACGGCGTCCGCCACCTGGGCGGGCGTCGAGGAGAACACCGCGGGCTTCATCCCGCGGGTCATCCGGCCGACGACGAAGCCGGGCCGGGCGATCACGAGGTCGACGCCGCTGCCGTGCAGCGCGTCGGCCAGGCCGGAGGCGAACCCGTCGAGCCCGGCCTTGGCCGAGCCGTAGACGTAGTTGGCGCGGCGCACGCGCACCCCCGCCACCGAGGAGAAGGCCACGATCGCGCCGCGCCCGCGCGGGCGCATCCGGGCGGCCAGCACCGTCAGCAGTGAGGCCTGGGCGACGAAGTCGGTGGTGAGGATCCGCACCACCTCGGCGGCGTCGCCCTCGGCGCGCTCCTGGTCCCCCAGGACGCCGAAGGCGAGCACCGCGACGCCGATCTCGCCGAAGCGTCGCTCGATGTCGGCGACCAGCGCGGGGTGGGCCGCCGTCTCGTCGGCCTCGAAGTCCACGACCTCGACGGTCCCGCCGGCGGCGGCCACCGCCGTGACGGCCTCGCGGGCGTCCGAGCCGGGCCGCACGGCCAGCACGACCGTGGACGCCTCGGGCGCCAGGCGCGTCGCGATCTCCAGGCCGATCTCGGACCGGCCCCCGAAGACCACCACGACGCCTCGGCTCATAGGCTCCCCCGCAGGGCGCGCAGCCGCGTGAGCGTGGCGTCGCGGCCCAGGATCTCCATGGACTCGAACAGCGGGGGCGACACGCGCGCGCCGGTCACGGCCACGCGCAGCGGCCCGAACGCGAACTTGGGCTTGACGCCCAGGCCGTCGACGAGCGCGGCGCGCAGGGCGGCCTGGATGCCCGCGTGCTCCCATTCCCCGAGGTCCTCCAGCGCCGCGGCCGCGGCGTCCAGGATCTCGGCGGCGTTCTCGGGCAGGCTCGCCCGGGCGTCGTCGGCGACCACGATCGCGTCGTCGGCCGCCAGCAGGAACGCGATCTTGTCCGGCACCTCGGACAGCAGTACGAGCCGCTCCTGGATCAGCGGCGTCGCGGCGCGCAGCACCCGCAC
Above is a window of Propioniciclava coleopterorum DNA encoding:
- the meaB gene encoding methylmalonyl Co-A mutase-associated GTPase MeaB, with amino-acid sequence MRQTLDPATLAEHVVAGSRAHIARALTLVESSRPDHRDRARELLTLLRPHTGGAVRVGISGVPGAGKSTFINAMGTRLIERGHRIAVLAVDPSSSRSGGSVLGDRTRMADLAETDAAFIRPSPSGNHLGGVARATREGMLIMEAAGFDTIWVETVGVGQSEVAVAGMVDTFLLLMIARTGDQLQGIKRGILEMADVISVNKADGDGAGEARVAARELTIAMKLIKGAGERRTPVLTSSSYTGDGLDEVWQAVLDHRATLAADGSLDARRAAQQRDWMWALVQADLATALRRSPGVRAMTKHLESAVSSGELSAVEASAEILDAFRRDF
- a CDS encoding ABC transporter ATP-binding protein produces the protein MTAPAILSARGLGRTFPTTEPPTTVLTGVDLAVAPGEFVVVMGASGSGKSTLLYCISGMDRPTSGTVELEGRDLTGLDDDEMSRVRLTRMGFVFQQPYFLPNLTVRDNILLPALKAAPGDAAAAAARVDALMERFEIGHVGDHGVTEVSGGQLQRASICRALATQPAITVADEPTGALNSAMTAEVMDALVAVRRDGATLVMVTHDPSCAARADRVVYLRDGRVQAERHLGPWTAQAAQDREDDVLGWLRTLGF
- the mutA gene encoding methylmalonyl-CoA mutase small subunit produces the protein MSVDPEQLTLAGGFPAANDEQWEAEVLKVLNRGRPEDKQLTAAQGLKRLTTTTLDGLDIAPLYTSSPEDGALGYPGSMPFTRGASVRDGSAVAWGVRQLHEDPDAAVTKQAILDDLERGATSVWLRVDPDAIAAEDLATVLADVQLDLAAVRVVSNTDPVGAARALIEVFRTSGDDPANLKGNLGVDALRHAALTGTAPDLSAHREIVAEATESLPGVVALTVDALPYSGAGADDVQELAFGIATGIEYLRDLESAGIDPDLAVTQIEFRVSANADQFMTIARLRALRRLWARVTEVAGVPEPLRGAHTHAVTSPRMYSTVDPYVNMLRATIATFGAAAGGADAITVLPFDHAAGLPTPFSRRIARNTQVIAAEESHLGRVMDPAGGSWYVESLTDELAQAAWKLVGEIEAAGGMAAALASGDVAARIAATNEARAAALATRGVELTGVSMFPLANEKKFAAKPRPEAPALGGLKQIRDAEVFEALRERAWAHEAATGTPPQVLLACLGAQRDFGARQGFASNVLLVGGIAPAESHGGTPDEIAARAAEAGAKVAVLASSAKVYADQAVPVAEALRAAGVEKVYLAGRLAEAGDVPEGLFDGTIALGMDVVAFLDTTFDTLGVTR
- a CDS encoding sucrase ferredoxin, which gives rise to MNHPANPPLPPDSCSLGWGGLSAFGTAPQASFWVALEQPGPWGRDAFTQSHLDPDLGARIEAAAAAHGGRAILIRRPGQHADSHGGPRRVFVAGGLAGAAWLLSGEVDDPAEVLTLPWEHLAQTRPVEAPWLHPADPVLLVCTNAKRDRCCALVGRPIVEALAERDLRVWECSHTSGHRFAPTGVLLPYGQVLARLTPTLGVEVLEAAASGKLAVGTLNEQHDRSVSWLPPREGAAVSWVRAREAFTDPIGLAAVADGDSVTVTRVDGQIWELTVTRQESEPRAESCGKDAKPAAVFHVELLSAVYA
- a CDS encoding SDR family NAD(P)-dependent oxidoreductase, producing MSRGVVVVFGGRSEIGLEIATRLAPEASTVVLAVRPGSDAREAVTAVAAAGGTVEVVDFEADETAAHPALVADIERRFGEIGVAVLAFGVLGDQERAEGDAAEVVRILTTDFVAQASLLTVLAARMRPRGRGAIVAFSSVAGVRVRRANYVYGSAKAGLDGFASGLADALHGSGVDLVIARPGFVVGRMTRGMKPAVFSSTPAQVADAVTRRLADGGAPVLWIPWQLRAMFFVAPFVPRPLWRRMPR
- the scpA gene encoding methylmalonyl-CoA mutase, with product MIPRYDSVPLGDATPSPDADQAYAAALAEAGGDGTGWETPEQIAVAPLYTEADTAGLDFLDTRPGIPPFLRGPYSTMYVNRPWTIRQYAGFSTAAESNAFYRRNLAAGQKGLSIAFDLATHRGYDSDHPRVAGDVGMAGVAVDSILDMRQLFEGIPLDQMSVSMTMNGAVLPVLAFYVVAAEEQGVKPEQLAGTIQNDILKEFMVRNTYIYPPAPSMRIISDIFAFTSANMPKFNSISISGYHMQEAGATADIEMAYTLADGVEYIRAGQAVGLDVDKFAPRLSFFWAIGMNFFTEVAKMRAARMLWARLVKDAGAKNPKSMSLRTHSQTSGWSLTAQDVFNNVTRTCLEAMAATQGHTQSLHTNALDEAIALPTDFSARIARNTQLFIQQESGTTRPIDPWGGSAYVERLTAELAAKAWALIEEVEEAGGMAKAIEAGIPKMRIEEAAARTQARIDSGRQPVVGVNKYTLEDDEEFEVLKVDNASVRAEQIAKLAALREQRDEATTQAALDKLTWAAANPDPTDPERNLLKLAIDAARAMASLGEISSALEKEFGRYTAQIRTISGVYSKESGDTASTAATTELVERFEELEGRRPRILVAKMGQDGHDRGQKVIATAFADLGFDVDVGPLFQTPEEVARQAIEADVHVVGVSSLAAGHLTLVPALRAELDKLGREDLMIVVGGVIPSQDFAELREHGADAIYPPGTKIPESAHELLGILIQRLEDAAA